GTCTGAAATGTTTACCGCCAATACTCATGCGGTATTGCCTGCCTATAAACGCAAATCCTTTCCCCAGTTCCAAGAGGAAATGCTGAAGATTATTAATCAGTTTTTCTTCTAATTCGCTTTCAAGATATAGGTGTTGTTCAGGAATATTCAAGAATTCTAACACAAATGGATCTTTCAGTAAATCTTCTGCTTGCTGTACTTCGTGTCCTTCATTGGCCAGTTTTAAAATCCCTTCTTTGTCAGTACTTAAAGCCAGTCTATGAAAAAGCATACTTTTCATTTGCCGTTTTAATTCCCTTACACTCCATTTTTCTTTTTCAGATTGTTTGGCGTAAAAGCCAATTTCCAGATCTGAATCTGATTTGAGGATTTCAAAGTAATGGCTCCATGTCAATTTGTGAGACAGTGTCTCACGTATTGGGAAATTATTATATAATTTTCTCATGTATAGCAGGTTGGATCTGCTAAATCCTTTGCCGTAAGACGCAGTGAGGTCTTTGGATAGCTTGTCAAATAACTGGCTTCCATATTCAGCTTTCTCGCTCCCTTTTTGTTCATATTCTACAATATATCGTCCAATTTCCCAATAGGTATACACCAAAATGGTATTTATCTGTTGAGCTGCGTTTTTCCTTCCGGTGGCTAACAATTGTCCTATTCCGGAAACGAGCTGTTTGTATTTTTGCTCCAATAATTCCATATGAAAAAGTTGCAAAGCAAATATACTTTAAGCCATGCTAATACAGTGTCTCAATCTGATATAAATGAACTCTGTTTTGTTATTATGGTGAGGTTTGAAAATGATGTGCCGATTGAAACGATCAGTCAGATATAAGGGCATAAGTATATCACTTTGGGCATCAATAATTCCAACCGTTGGCTCCTCATCCTGCCCGGCTCTTTTTCTTATTTTATCTACGAATGTATTTCTTCCCACAAGCCTAGTTATTCTCAATTAGCATCATCCTACCTTCACGGCAATAGCCTTTTTATTCACTTTTCCACAATATGATGTTTCTAAATATCATTTTTAAATAGCTTCTCAGCGGTCAGTGCTTCCACCTTCGAACTCCCCCTTTGATACTAAAACATGAAAGTTTTGATCCTTTAACCCGGAGTTTTGACCTCCGACCTCAAAATCAGAGGTTCCTGACACTAAAACGGCCTGTCTAACAGTCAAATTTTGACCTCTGAGGTCAACGCTTCCATGTTTGAGGTCAAAGTTTTGTGTGCTGAGGTCAAAGTTTGCGGTTAAAAGGTCCTGATTTTGACCTGCAAGGTCAAAATCAGGAGGCTGCTACCCCGATAATTAGCGTATAATTATCCGGGAGGAGTTTTTCATGGGGTACCGGGCGTGGTTTTTAATTGAGTGAAATACTGATCTGATACCCCACTTATCTGCATAAAAAAGAATGATTTTTATCCGTAAATTGATGAGATATATGTTTTGAATCTGGTTTTATGAATGATAAAGTATTCAACAGGGTAAAAGGAGTGTTAACTGATAGAGGAAGATCTTATAAGTTGTCGATGAAAGTTTTATTTAATTATTATAAAGCACTGTTGACGTTTAATATTTTATTTTCCGGACTGATTGGGCTTTTAGGAGGTGTTAGTGGAGAGAATAAAATAATAGGTTTTTTAAATGTTTTCATGTTTTCTTTCTGTACCGGTGGTTATTTTCTCGCCCTCTTTTTTTATGAACTCAGGTATAAATCGCAGTATTATTTTTATTACAATAAAGGATATTCCAAAACTGCATTAATCATTTTATCCTATCTTTTTAATCTTCTTATCCTTATTTTATTTTTCTTATTAAAATCAATGGCTGCGGGATGAAAAACGAATTGGAAGTTTGCGGGATCATTAAAGATTTTGGCGGTCATCAGCTATTAACGGATTGTTACCTGAAATGTGAAACAGGGGATATTATTGGAATCCTGGGGAGAAACGGGACAGGTAAATCGACATTGTTAAAGATAATTTTCGGAATACTTCCTGCATATAATAAAAGTATCAGTATCAATAAAAAGATATATCAACAGCCATACCGGCATAAAAATTTAATAGCGTATTTGCCGCAGCATCCTTTTCTTCCAAAGAACATTTCTATAGAAAATATTGTCAGGATATTTATTGATAATAAAAAGAGTAGAAATAAAATCATTGAAAATGAGCGGATTGAAAAACATATTCATAAACGGGTAACAGCATTATCAGGAGGCGAATTACGGTATCTGGAGATGCTATTACTCGTTAATCTGGAGGCAGATTTTATTCTTTTGGATGAACCCTTTTCGCACATTGAGCCGCTATACAGAGAAATTATCATAGAACTGCTTAAAGAATACCAACCAACAAAAGGGTTTATTATTACTGACCACGACTATGAAAGTATCATTAAAGCCAGTGATAGCCTTATGCTATTGACCAATGGCGTCTGTAAAAAAGTGACTTCTTTAAGCGAATTGGAGCATTGGGGTTATCTACCGGCAGGAACAATCTCCGTATAAGAAAGGACAGTATTATCAGGTATTTACCCCTTTCTCTTCCGCATCAGTATTGGCAGGGATTTAGTTGTGTCTTACCTGAACCAATCATCCAGTCATATGAAATCGATGCTCATATTAACGGATTTTTCGGATGCCGCTTTCCGCGCTGCTGAATATGGTTGTCAGCTGGCTGATTCTTTGGGAATAAAGCGGATCGTTTTATATCATGCCTATCAGACTATGGTTACAGGAACGGATTTGCCCGTAACTACGTCAAAAAACAACCACGATATTTACCTGGAAAATATGGAGGCCCTGGGGCTGCTTCACGATCAGCTTAAATCTATGTCAGGACATGCGGTTGCAATTGATCTGCTTGCAGATAACACACCTTTACATAGCATTATCAATCAACGATGTAGGGAAGAAGAAATTGACATCATTGTGATGGGGGTATCCGGTAAGTCCGACCTTGAGAAATTGTTAATTGGCAGTACAACTACCCAGATACTGGAAACCAGCGAAGTGCCGGTATTGGTAGTGCCTAAAGGAACCTTCATCGGGAAAGGAATAAAAACCATCGTTTTTACGACGGACCTGAAAGATCCCGCTACGGTGCCTGTTGAACAGCTGTATAAATTCCTGGATGCGTTCCCGGCAGACTTGTGCGTGGTAAATGTGGCGCCCGCCGGAGAAGAAAAATATTTATCTGAAACAAAAGAAGCGATAGCCAGCTTACATAATCTCCTGGAAAAATATCAACCAACCTTTCATTATATCAATGAAGATGATACGGTGAAGGGCATCCTTGCTTTCTCCGAACAACAGCATGCCTCTCTGATTATGGCTGTTCCCAAGAGGCATAGCACTTTCGCCTCCTTGTTTCGTAGAAGTATTTCTAAAAAGTTGGCATATGATTCCAGTATCCCGTTATTATCCCTGCCCGCTACGAAGTAGCAGTGTTGATATTTCACCACTGTTATGGCACTATTTTCTACAGCAGCCATTGATGAAACCGGGATGACGGAGCGTTATTTATCTATTCTGAAGGACACCTTACAGATCAAACCATAGGTGGTTATCTTTCCATCTTTTACATGGGCCTTAATATCCTTTACGAATATCGA
The Chitinophaga sp. MM2321 DNA segment above includes these coding regions:
- a CDS encoding PDDEXK nuclease domain-containing protein, with the protein product MELLEQKYKQLVSGIGQLLATGRKNAAQQINTILVYTYWEIGRYIVEYEQKGSEKAEYGSQLFDKLSKDLTASYGKGFSRSNLLYMRKLYNNFPIRETLSHKLTWSHYFEILKSDSDLEIGFYAKQSEKEKWSVRELKRQMKSMLFHRLALSTDKEGILKLANEGHEVQQAEDLLKDPFVLEFLNIPEQHLYLESELEEKLINNLQHFLLELGKGFAFIGRQYRMSIGGKHFRLDLLFYHRILKCFVLIDLKRGEIDHTDIGQMNLYLNYFKKEEASEGDNEPVGILLGAYKNHILVEYATSSITNKVLLAKYQLYLPDKKQLENALNKLLNQ
- a CDS encoding ATP-binding cassette domain-containing protein translates to MKNELEVCGIIKDFGGHQLLTDCYLKCETGDIIGILGRNGTGKSTLLKIIFGILPAYNKSISINKKIYQQPYRHKNLIAYLPQHPFLPKNISIENIVRIFIDNKKSRNKIIENERIEKHIHKRVTALSGGELRYLEMLLLVNLEADFILLDEPFSHIEPLYREIIIELLKEYQPTKGFIITDHDYESIIKASDSLMLLTNGVCKKVTSLSELEHWGYLPAGTISV
- a CDS encoding universal stress protein; the encoded protein is MKSMLILTDFSDAAFRAAEYGCQLADSLGIKRIVLYHAYQTMVTGTDLPVTTSKNNHDIYLENMEALGLLHDQLKSMSGHAVAIDLLADNTPLHSIINQRCREEEIDIIVMGVSGKSDLEKLLIGSTTTQILETSEVPVLVVPKGTFIGKGIKTIVFTTDLKDPATVPVEQLYKFLDAFPADLCVVNVAPAGEEKYLSETKEAIASLHNLLEKYQPTFHYINEDDTVKGILAFSEQQHASLIMAVPKRHSTFASLFRRSISKKLAYDSSIPLLSLPATK